A window of the Loxodonta africana isolate mLoxAfr1 chromosome 3, mLoxAfr1.hap2, whole genome shotgun sequence genome harbors these coding sequences:
- the FHL3 gene encoding four and a half LIM domains protein 3, producing MSEAFDCAKCGESLYGRKYIQTDGGPHCVPCYDNTFANTCAECQQLIGHDSRELFYEDRHFHEGCFRCCRCQRSLADEPFTCQDSELLCNDCYCSAFSSQCSACGETVMPGSRKLEYGGQTWHEHCFLCSGCEQPLGSHSFVPDKGGHYCVPCYENKFAPRCARCSKTLTQGGVTYRDQPWHRECLLCTGCQTPLAGQQFTSRDDDPYCVDCYGELFAPKCSSCKRPITGLGGGKYVSFEDRHWHHSCFSCARCSTSLVGQGFVPDGDQVLCQGCSQAGP from the exons ATGAGCGAGGCCTTTGACTGTGCAAAATGTGGTGAATCCCTGTATGGCCGCAAGTACATTCAGACAGACGGCGGACCCCACTGCGTGCCCTGCTATGACAACACCTTTGCCAACACCTGTGCTGAGTGCCAGCAGCTTATTGGGCATGACTCGAGG GAGCTGTTCTATGAAGACCGCCACTTCCACGAGGGCTGCTTCCGCTGCTGCCGCTGCCAGCGCTCCCTGGCCGATGAGCCCTTCACCTGCCAGGACAGCGAGCTGCTCTGCAATGACTGCTACTGCAGTGCCTTCTCCTCACAGTGCTCTGCCTGTGGGGAGACCGTCATGCCTG GGTCCCGGAAGCTGGAGTATGGAGGCCAGACGTGGCATGAGCACTGTTTCCTGTGCAGTGGCTGTGAGCAGCCGCTGGGCTCCCATTCTTTTGTGCCTGACAAGGGTGGTCACTACTGTGTACCCTGCTACGAGAACAAGTTTGCACCTCGCTGTGCCCGCTGCAGCAAG ACGCTGACACAGGGAGGCGTGACATACCGTGACCAGCCCTGGCATCGAGAATGCCTGCTCTGCACCGGGTGCCAGACACCCCTGGCAGGACAGCAGTTCACCTCCCGGGATGATGATCCCTACTGCGTGGACTGTTATGGGGAACTCTTTGCACCTAAGTGCAGCAGCTGCAAGCGCCCCATCACAG GACTTGGTGGGGGCAAGTATGTGTCCTTTGAAGACCGTCACTGGCACCACAGCTGCTTCTCCTGCGCCCGCTGCTCCACCTCCCTGGTGGGCCAAGGCTTCGTGCCCGACGGAGACCAAGTGCTGTGCCAGGGCTGcagccaggcagggccctga